The Naumovozyma dairenensis CBS 421 chromosome 2, complete genome genome segment TTGAAATCTCCAGTGAGAGGCCTAGTTAGGATCGTCCAAGTTAGCGATAACAAAACATTGTTTGATTTTAATGTTAACGGCGTTCCAAGACCTGGCAAATATTTTGCTACTCTTCGCGAATGTGGTGACCTTTCCAATGGTGTTGAAAGTACTGGTAaagtgatgaagaaatttgaagaacCTATTGAATGTAAGGAACAAAGCGATTTGGATCCTAAGTTGTTCAGCGGTCAATTGTTCTTAAGTAGTCCAATACAAGTTTGGGAATTAATTGGTCGTAGTATCGttatttcaaaagaaaaggaaaatgaaatggaaGAACCTTATGAAATGTGTGGAATCGTGGCTAGAAGTGCTGGTATTTGGGAAAACAATAAGAAAGTTTGTGCTTGTTCCGGTAAGACTATATgggaagaaagaaaagatgcCTTAGCAAATAATATCAGGTAAAAAACTTATTCCGTTTACTTATCATGGGCAAACGGTACATACAGAAATACTATCTAACTTTTATAGACGCCTCcatcattttttatttatttacgATCATAGTTTATATTAAtatgatttattaagaGGTTTAGAGGAGGCTATTACTTATcgtaataataagatattGTCTATCGTTATATATGTTACTTCAGAGTTACATTCTTGTATACTCATTCCATACATTTCATAAACAGAATTCGCGTCAATACGGTTTGAAACCGcggaataataataacaaaaagTTGAGTAATTTGGAATTCCGATCTTAAATAATACTTCACACAAGCAACCAAGCATCAACTCCAACTAACGATTATATCCATAACTTAAGGTCTagaaacaaatattaaGATACTTACATTCAGACTTGCCCTTTAGTTTAGTATAAATTCGCTTTTTTTTTGCCATCTGCTGCCATATAACGTCCCAATACAGCCGGTGGCACAACAAGAACCGTTATAACAGATttgataaacaaattaaacTGAACATACCCAAAAAGTCTTTAGTATAATACTAtcaaaagaacaaaatataCCATTGCAAGAAGATTTTTCAAGAGAAtcacacacacacacacacacacacacacacacacacacacattTAGTTCCCATAACTAAGAACGATATAAATGACCTTTCAACGTCCGCGAAACTATACACCAAATACAACCGATATTAACTCCATGGATCCCAAAGTACGTAGCCTTGATGATCTACCTAATATAGACTATGAGGCGAACTCTTTCCTGAATAAAGGTTCTGACGATGAAAACAATTTGAGGAACCATATTCCTACacaatataaaaaaacGTAGAACCAACAAACCACACAGGCCTCATATCTatcacaacaacaacaacaacaacaacaacaacggCTAAATTTTAACGACccaaatttaaatgaaaataataaatccCCAGTGACCGGTCCTTTGAACTTTTCACAAGAAAATCCAAATTCCTTAACTAGATTTAATTCATCGCCAACTATCACTACCAAGGAAAACTCAGAGACTTTCGATGTTTTGaccaatttgaaagaaatggtAGAGAACAGAAATGGTGCAGTATCATCTGCCTCAGAACCCACCCAACTAAATAGTGATCCGACCACTACAATATCCTTTGATGACCTTAACATACCTAACAATGGTCAGAAAggtgatgataataacataaacgaattcattaataatttagatAACCAAATGACTAGGGAGCCAACAGGTCCGAACGGAAAGAGCAACACCTCTAGGAGTAAGAAGATACCTATAATTTCAGATAATTCAATGACAGACTTCTTGGTAAATTTAGAATCCCCATATATCTCATCTAACCCAAGTAATAACAATTTAGAATCGacaacaaattcaaatgatttatCACCAAATGATTTTGCATTTCCATTAGACAGAGACGTCGAATCTTTTTCTCCATTCATGAATTTACCCAATAGAAACATAAGTGGACGTTTCGAAGGAACTacatcaaataatttccTAGATTCCAAAGTGGACAATACCAATAAAAACACAAAGAATATGCGCAGCATTAAAAATCCATCACCCACCGAGTATTTTGATTTGTCccaatttgataatttaatagATAATTATATTACTCCGGATTTCGTAAAAGAAGAACCACATTTAGATACTGGCAAGAACTATGATGATGATCCTGTACATCGCAGTTGGATGTTAAAAATAAGTGAAGATGAAGCTGATCAATTTAGTACGTTCGATTTCAATAGAAGACATAGTACGGTTATCACTAATAGGTTTCCATAcctaaataataatgatatgaACGGTAGAAATTCCATATCTGGTTCTGTTGATTTCTGGAACTTACCTAATTCAAGAATAAATAGAAGTATCCCAAATGTAAATGCGAGTTTAAGACCATTTACTTCACCAACTACTTCTCCACcctcaaataataataacaataataataataataataatctcaACAATAGGAGCTCGATTTCTGATGATCCTTATCAACACTCTAAAGCTGTAGATGCTAAGCTTGCACAATCGCTAAACGAATTCAATATGAATTTTGGTTCCGTAAATACCACTACTAATAGTGAAACTACTCCCTCTGCGGCAAATATATCGGGAACTAATCACTATGATTTTACTCCACATCATCAACAACCTTCTTATTTAGAGCATTACAACCAAGTACTACAACATTCAAAACAACCGTTCCCTTCTGGAAGAAGATACAGCGTAACTAAGCAACAAAGATCATCCTTACCGACGTCTGAAAGCGTACTAAACTCTGAACTTTTCACAAGACTATACGATAATAGTAACATGCCcttaaatttaaatatcCTTGattggaataataataataataatagtaatcaCAACAATAACCCTTCtaatgacaataataatgagattaatgaaaaaaacaaaGGTAACGAAGATCTTCCAACTAATACATCAAATAGAGATCCTAAAATAGAAAATGTAAGTGCAGgcattaatttttctaacGCAGATGGAAGCAAGGATCCACTTTCTCCAAATAAGAAGTTCATCAAACCATCAATGATATTTAACgaaaatttacaaaatctCAATCCCTCTTTACAATCTAATTTGCTGAACAAAGAGAacaatttggaaattaGTAGCaattctttccaaaataaaGAGCCaattaacaataatgaaaagaacaacaacatcaataataataataatagtaacggtaataatccattattatcaacagTTAATTATAATagttattttatttcaaatCCTCCAATAGCAAATGTCCAACCATATTTTACAGAATCTCCTGTATCCAGTACGATTTTAAGGCCAAAAACAACTTCAGCTGCCGGAAGAAGGGCATCTAGCATTGAAACTACTCTGATTGCTAATTCACATCAACGTCTTTCAAGAGTAGTATCACCTACAGCTCAAGGAAATCAACAAGTACAAATACAATCACAACGACCATCTTCTCAGATGCCTCCACCCAACCAGTTGCCATTTACTGATGTAGGGTTTACCTCATTACAACACTTAACAGGCgcttttcttcaagaacATGGGCaacatcaaaatcaaaatggGCAAGGACAAGGGCAAGACCGAGGAATAAAGACAACAACTGCATATAATTATGGAGATGAAAACAAACCATTCCAATGTGATCAATGTACTAAAAGTTTTAGGCGAAGTGAGCATTTAAAGAGACATGTACGATCCGTTCATTCTAAAGAAAGACCATTCGCTTGCAATCTTTgtgaaaagaaatttagCAGAAGTGATAATTTATCACAGCATTTAAAAACTCATAAGAAGCATGGTGATCTTTAGGCGTAAGCGAAGATGCAGCATCTTCATTTATcagattttttttctcagTCATTGAACTTAGGAAATGATTTTAATAGTATTGATTATagatattgataaaaaatatatagcTTTATTTTTAGTACTTTTTGCAATCGAATCGAGTTATTTCACTATTGCAGCATTAGCTTTTTTTGACAAAAATCGTACAAAAGAGATGGAACCAAATGTAATTTTAATTTCGCAGGCTGATCTGCAACAAAGCAAAACACAGAGTAACTACCAAGACAAATATCCCTCTTTTATGTAGGATCCTACGCAAAGTTACATATGTGATCAGGAAGGTTAGGAATGATAAGGTAAAAAGATCCAAACCTGTGTCTCATTCCCCCTCTTGATAATACCTAAGTTGACATctttattaagaaatttccCGCACGACAGCTCTGCGCAGTTTGTGACGAATCTCCATGTTTCATATTGAAACCACAAACACTTCAAGTTTTCCCCTCTGGTAATCGAAGTTGCTTCCACAATTCTCCGCATGGAATCCTACGTACATCACCCAGTTTAGAATTATGTAACAACCTTATAACGCATGATAAGATGATCTTGCAATTACTTTACAGAGTGTTCCGCTTCAAGCTTAATTGATCTTGCCATGATTGAATCCCTATATATTATCTATAGGATTATATAACTCTGTTACTATCGAGGCCCCCATTCAAAACTCACAGAGCGCGTTTAGACAAAAAGAATACGCGAAAAGTTAGATCTAAGTTTAAGTTCAAGCTATTTTATATTCAGGATCAGGATCCAACAGGAAGTATAATTGTAGCTCTAGGTCTTGATTGTTTATGCACTATAGCAAAGTTCCTTTACCATTAGTCTGATAAAACAACGGGAACTTCTAGCCCAATACATTAATATTTACCTGCATTATCTCAAAGAACTTTTTCCGGCAGTCATCTAGTTTTTTTCCCCATTTAAAACAACTACGTTAGCTATGAATTCGAATTCACTACAAAACTCACCTGGAAACCTAATGGAACATGATGCCAGTCGATTCAATAAATTGTCTTTGGGAAGTCCATTCtctcaaaagaaaaaacataATATCTTCAAGAACATACATGTATTTTTCAAGGCgaaaaacaataacaataataacagaaAAGATAATTCGACAGGAatatttaatgaagaatatcATCGACAAAATCAGCCACATAGTAGTGCTAGAAGAAGTactgaagatgaaacattatataatgaCGAGATTGTATCATCCTCACGTAATTCCTCATCTTTAAAGTTGAAATTGCAAACTGCatatgatgaaaatgaaaaagaaaatataaataatggCATAGTTTCTAATAAGCTAACTTCAATTATATCCTCTGAAAATGCCTtggatgataataatatcttaCGATCACCAATAAGTAAATCCATAACGacaaatgaaattaatattctttactCTCCAACTTTGCAAAACAAACATATAAGGACAAAATCTATCTCGTCCAAGGTAGGTACGCCTCTgtctttatcatcatcatcaaacTCGAGAAGGAACAGTTTTTcgaatattaataatactatTAATAACATAAGAATCCATCGATCCGATAGtatcaaaaaagaaagaaaatcatcatctaagATAAATCTAAGAAGGATAAATTCCATGTACTCTTCTCAAAAGGATATCAAACAACCTATTCAATTGCACCCTCATTATAATGACCATAACAATATGAATGAGAAATATACGTATTTGGaggataataaatatacatcTTATAATCCAACCACTGACACTCAAAGTTTAAAGTTCTCAAACAAAATGGTCACACCAAGAAACAGTTTTGATTCCGTGTTAAGTGGATCCCATATACCACAttatgaagatgataataattctcatgattttttcaaaagaattTCACCAGAAAcattaaatgaaataattaataagaAAACTTATAAACCTTATTATGATTCATACACAATCATTGATTGTAGATTCGACTATGAATACAAAGGTGGCCATATCAAAAACGcaataaatttatcaacTAGGGATGATTTGGAAACGGAATTGCTGAAAAAATACTACCACTCGATTGCATCTTTACCGactttattaatattccaTTGTGAATTCAGTGCTCACAGAGGACCTAAATTAGCCTCTCATTTAAGAAATTGTGATAGAATGTTGAATTATGAAACGTATCCGAAGCTATATTATCcagatattttgattttagACGGAGGTTATGAacaattctttgaaaaattcccAGAATCATGTTATCCGCAAAATTACATTGCAATGGATTCacaagaaaatttattggCTTCTGAGAAAAGTATGGATTTATTCAGATCAGATTCGAAAAAATTTAGTAcaagaaataattcattaaggAAACTAACTTC includes the following:
- the CCS1 gene encoding copper chaperone CCS1 (similar to Saccharomyces cerevisiae CCS1 (YMR038C); ancestral locus Anc_2.600) — protein: MTAPTAPKTNLTPDSNDDYFEATYAIPMHCENCSNDIKKCLIEHIPQSEKVKDIKFNLEEQIMALNSAIAPSVVIKTLRSCGYDAIVRGAGNKPNMAAVSIMEIFKKYKDDTLLKSPVRGLVRIVQVSDNKTLFDFNVNGVPRPGKYFATLRECGDLSNGVESTGKVMKKFEEPIECKEQSDLDPKLFSGQLFLSSPIQVWELIGRSIVISKEKENEMEEPYEMCGIVARSAGIWENNKKVCACSGKTIWEERKDALANNIR
- the MSN2 gene encoding stress-responsive transcriptional activator MSN2 (similar to Saccharomyces cerevisiae MSN4 (YKL062W) and MSN2 (YMR037C); ancestral locus Anc_2.598), with protein sequence MVENRNGAVSSASEPTQLNSDPTTTISFDDLNIPNNGQKGDDNNINEFINNLDNQMTREPTGPNGKSNTSRSKKIPIISDNSMTDFLVNLESPYISSNPSNNNLESTTNSNDLSPNDFAFPLDRDVESFSPFMNLPNRNISGRFEGTTSNNFLDSKVDNTNKNTKNMRSIKNPSPTEYFDLSQFDNLIDNYITPDFVKEEPHLDTGKNYDDDPVHRSWMLKISEDEADQFSTFDFNRRHSTVITNRFPYLNNNDMNGRNSISGSVDFWNLPNSRINRSIPNVNASLRPFTSPTTSPPSNNNNNNNNNNNLNNRSSISDDPYQHSKAVDAKLAQSLNEFNMNFGSVNTTTNSETTPSAANISGTNHYDFTPHHQQPSYLEHYNQVLQHSKQPFPSGRRYSVTKQQRSSLPTSESVLNSELFTRLYDNSNMPLNLNILDWNNNNNNSNHNNNPSNDNNNEINEKNKGNEDLPTNTSNRDPKIENVSAGINFSNADGSKDPLSPNKKFIKPSMIFNENLQNLNPSLQSNLLNKENNLEISSNSFQNKEPINNNEKNNNINNNNNSNGNNPLLSTVNYNSYFISNPPIANVQPYFTESPVSSTILRPKTTSAAGRRASSIETTLIANSHQRLSRVVSPTAQGNQQVQIQSQRPSSQMPPPNQLPFTDVGFTSLQHLTGAFLQEHGQHQNQNGQGQGQDRGIKTTTAYNYGDENKPFQCDQCTKSFRRSEHLKRHVRSVHSKERPFACNLCEKKFSRSDNLSQHLKTHKKHGDL
- the MIH1 gene encoding putative tyrosine protein phosphatase MIH1 (similar to Saccharomyces cerevisiae MIH1 (YMR036C); ancestral locus Anc_2.596), which codes for MNSNSLQNSPGNLMEHDASRFNKLSLGSPFSQKKKHNIFKNIHVFFKAKNNNNNNRKDNSTGIFNEEYHRQNQPHSSARRSTEDETLYNDEIVSSSRNSSSLKLKLQTAYDENEKENINNGIVSNKLTSIISSENALDDNNILRSPISKSITTNEINILYSPTLQNKHIRTKSISSKVGTPLSLSSSSNSRRNSFSNINNTINNIRIHRSDSIKKERKSSSKINLRRINSMYSSQKDIKQPIQLHPHYNDHNNMNEKYTYLEDNKYTSYNPTTDTQSLKFSNKMVTPRNSFDSVLSGSHIPHYEDDNNSHDFFKRISPETLNEIINKKTYKPYYDSYTIIDCRFDYEYKGGHIKNAINLSTRDDLETELLKKYYHSIASLPTLLIFHCEFSAHRGPKLASHLRNCDRMLNYETYPKLYYPDILILDGGYEQFFEKFPESCYPQNYIAMDSQENLLASEKSMDLFRSDSKKFSTRNNSLRKLTSVSISTTNSLKSKLINNNTTSASCLLFNNTKGNDGSNITSPSTSSFPLVQPPKLSLAQYPDSENDAIGDRSSPTTSASRLSMHSTTSSFGSSRSRLLLMEECNGILDDTHSYFSFQDGCSENNKNNDRTLEDDDDDDDDDANLLQGAELTMTNSNSNLMSNNIFNVNQFLSSKPVKRSLFPNIPMEEEEVEGKTERRNDNKLNFI